Proteins co-encoded in one Helicobacter sp. 11S03491-1 genomic window:
- a CDS encoding glycosyltransferase family 10, whose product MQKISVLLIQNTDKIYDDQWLEDWLKKQSYKNDGCYNQKDLQIIFSTKFNQSDYVVMLNRVDKNRTLHVGKDNLFALQQEPYIPNSSKYHICFKNEFAKQKRTYKNFRKVFGFVCELLAKDPAHLHYIPHHPMMYWMLYSKNKPPYKTISQMPLNQKTKTISCIASIHKSIFPGHLARREFVMWLKNQKIGQEIDFYGSGTVHELTNKIDGLRDYKYSIAIENSSIPHYFTEKIIDCYLAYTMPIYCGAPNIGEYFPNDSYITIDINKPQEAIKIIQEAITNNLWEKNIESIKKARELCLKEYNFIQCMGKIIAEDFKERGKQEISKITVKKFKRSFIDRIKRNMWRIGNKIGLI is encoded by the coding sequence ATGCAAAAAATTAGTGTCTTGTTGATTCAAAATACAGATAAAATCTATGATGATCAATGGCTGGAAGATTGGCTTAAAAAACAATCTTACAAAAATGATGGGTGCTATAATCAAAAAGACTTGCAAATAATTTTTAGTACAAAATTTAATCAAAGCGATTATGTGGTTATGCTCAACCGAGTTGATAAAAATAGGACGCTTCATGTAGGCAAAGATAATCTTTTTGCCTTGCAACAAGAGCCTTATATACCAAATTCATCTAAATATCATATTTGTTTTAAAAATGAATTTGCAAAACAAAAAAGAACCTATAAAAATTTCAGAAAAGTTTTTGGCTTTGTTTGTGAACTTTTGGCAAAAGATCCTGCCCATCTTCATTATATTCCCCATCACCCGATGATGTATTGGATGTTATATAGCAAAAATAAACCTCCTTATAAAACCATTTCTCAAATGCCCCTAAATCAAAAAACAAAAACAATTTCTTGTATCGCCTCTATCCACAAATCTATCTTTCCGGGACATCTGGCGCGCAGAGAATTTGTAATGTGGCTTAAAAATCAAAAAATAGGACAAGAGATTGATTTTTATGGATCCGGAACAGTTCATGAATTGACCAATAAAATAGATGGCTTGAGGGATTATAAATATTCAATCGCTATTGAAAATTCTTCTATTCCTCATTACTTTACAGAAAAAATTATCGATTGTTATCTTGCCTATACAATGCCTATTTATTGCGGGGCTCCCAATATTGGGGAATACTTCCCTAATGATTCTTATATTACCATTGATATTAACAAACCCCAAGAAGCTATCAAGATAATACAAGAAGCCATAACAAACAATTTATGGGAAAAAAATATTGAATCTATCAAAAAAGCAAGAGAACTTTGCCTAAAAGAATATAACTTTATTCAATGTATGGGCAAGATAATTGCTGAAGACTTTAAAGAAAGAGGCAAACAAGAAATATCGAAAATTACTGTTAAAAAATTTAAGAGAAGTTTTATTGATAGAATTAAACGTAATATGTGGAGGATTGGAAATAAAATTGGGTTAATTTAG
- a CDS encoding acetyl-CoA carboxylase subunit A, whose protein sequence is MFRKILIANRGEIALRIIRACNDLNIQSVAIYSQADEQSLHVKMANEAYKISQDPLKGYLDPDAIIEIAKKSGAQAIHPGYGFLSENADFAYKVCGSGLVFIGPAPGVIAKMGDKNQARNLMQENGIPIVPGTLPLNNNTQAEIKDFAHKIGYPIILKAVAGGGGRGIRVVFDENQLMDSLETCKKEAKAFFKNDEVFMEKYIQNPRHIEFQILADNYGNVVHLLERDCSIQRRHQKLLEIAPSPSISEDLRRRMGAAAVMAAKVSGYSNAGTVEFLLDDMNCFYFMEMNTRIQVEHGVTEEITGLDLVARQIRIASGELLELHQNHIMPQGFSIEARINAEDAHRDFAPNPGKITEYFPALGPCVRIDSCIYKDYVIPPYYDSMVAKVIVRASSYDLAVNKMIRALKEFKVEGIRTTTDFLLNICKERNFRRGDFDTSYIQTHFDRLLVQEAEDSVFIAITKAMSLKYDLELPFHKE, encoded by the coding sequence ATGTTTAGGAAAATTCTAATCGCCAACCGAGGTGAAATAGCCCTTCGTATTATCCGTGCTTGCAATGATTTGAATATCCAAAGTGTGGCAATTTACTCTCAAGCAGATGAACAATCTCTGCATGTGAAAATGGCTAATGAAGCCTATAAAATAAGTCAAGATCCCTTAAAAGGTTATCTTGATCCGGATGCTATTATTGAGATTGCCAAAAAAAGTGGCGCTCAAGCTATTCACCCGGGTTATGGATTTTTGAGTGAAAACGCTGATTTTGCCTATAAAGTGTGTGGATCCGGACTTGTTTTTATAGGACCCGCTCCTGGAGTTATTGCAAAAATGGGAGATAAAAATCAAGCTCGAAATTTAATGCAAGAAAATGGTATTCCCATTGTTCCGGGAACTCTACCTCTTAATAACAACACACAAGCAGAGATTAAAGATTTTGCACACAAAATTGGTTATCCTATTATTCTCAAAGCTGTAGCCGGAGGTGGAGGCAGAGGGATTCGAGTGGTTTTTGATGAAAATCAATTGATGGATAGCCTAGAGACTTGCAAAAAAGAAGCAAAGGCGTTTTTTAAAAATGATGAAGTTTTTATGGAAAAATATATTCAGAATCCGCGTCATATTGAATTCCAAATTTTAGCAGATAATTATGGGAATGTGGTTCATTTGCTTGAGAGAGATTGTTCAATTCAAAGACGCCATCAAAAATTATTAGAAATTGCGCCCAGTCCATCAATTAGTGAGGATTTACGTCGTAGAATGGGGGCAGCAGCAGTTATGGCTGCAAAAGTTTCAGGGTATAGCAATGCCGGGACAGTAGAATTTTTATTAGATGATATGAATTGCTTTTATTTTATGGAAATGAACACAAGAATCCAGGTTGAACATGGAGTTACGGAAGAAATTACAGGATTAGATTTGGTTGCAAGGCAGATCCGTATTGCAAGTGGTGAATTGCTTGAACTTCATCAAAACCATATCATGCCTCAAGGTTTTAGTATTGAAGCCAGGATTAATGCTGAGGATGCTCATAGGGATTTTGCTCCAAATCCGGGTAAAATTACAGAATATTTTCCGGCGTTAGGACCTTGTGTACGTATAGATAGTTGTATTTATAAAGATTATGTTATTCCACCCTATTATGATTCAATGGTTGCAAAGGTAATCGTGCGTGCAAGTAGTTATGACTTGGCAGTAAATAAGATGATTCGTGCATTAAAAGAATTCAAAGTAGAAGGGATCAGAACTACGACAGATTTTTTACTCAATATTTGCAAAGAGAGAAATTTTAGGCGTGGAGATTTTGATACTTCTTATATCCAAACTCATTTTGATAGACTTCTTGTTCAAGAAGCCGAAGATAGTGTGTTTATCGCAATTACAAAAGCTATGAGTTTAAAATATGATTTGGAATTGCCATTTCATAAGGAATAA
- a CDS encoding glycosyl transferase family 90 has translation MRNNQFLYNLKGIGYFMYPRFLGKYILKAKLHELQSLKDNELEKLAQRVRYYCSFNSGCMPNTSNPSNLKLLKKGSRYFFDTYEYMRFFPKNLIYILESGDINYELPYPSICKSRPISKNFSNNVLLKLDKMRHFKFFKNPPLIPYEDKKNILFFRGGCYQTHRKKFMQKYFNHPMCDLGHVGANREEFASWQKEKISIENHMQYKFILSLEGNDVASNLKWIMSSNSIAVMPKPKFETWFMEGTLIPNYHYIEIDYDYENLIEKLEYFLSHSNQAKEIITHANAYTKQFLDKKMEDLIAFMVLRKYFYQTNQIQISKIEEEIFIK, from the coding sequence TTGAGAAATAATCAATTTTTATATAATCTTAAGGGAATTGGGTATTTTATGTATCCAAGATTTTTGGGCAAATATATTCTCAAAGCAAAACTTCATGAGCTCCAATCTCTCAAAGACAATGAATTAGAAAAATTAGCTCAAAGGGTGCGCTATTATTGCTCTTTTAATTCCGGTTGTATGCCCAATACCTCTAATCCCTCAAATTTAAAACTTTTAAAAAAAGGGTCGAGATATTTTTTCGACACTTATGAATATATGAGATTTTTTCCAAAAAATCTCATATATATCTTGGAATCCGGGGATATAAACTATGAGTTACCCTACCCCTCTATATGTAAATCCAGACCTATAAGCAAAAATTTTAGCAATAATGTGTTGCTAAAATTAGACAAAATGAGACATTTTAAATTTTTCAAAAATCCTCCTCTTATTCCCTATGAAGATAAAAAAAATATTTTATTTTTTCGAGGGGGCTGCTATCAAACGCACAGGAAAAAATTTATGCAAAAATACTTTAATCACCCTATGTGCGATCTTGGACATGTTGGGGCAAATAGAGAAGAGTTCGCTTCATGGCAAAAAGAAAAAATTAGCATAGAAAATCATATGCAATATAAATTTATCCTCTCTCTTGAGGGAAATGATGTGGCTAGTAATTTAAAGTGGATTATGAGTTCTAATTCAATTGCAGTAATGCCCAAACCAAAATTTGAAACTTGGTTTATGGAGGGGACGTTAATTCCAAACTATCATTATATAGAGATTGATTATGATTATGAAAATCTAATAGAAAAATTAGAATATTTTCTAAGCCATTCAAACCAAGCCAAAGAAATTATAACCCATGCAAATGCCTATACAAAGCAATTTTTAGATAAAAAAATGGAAGATTTGATCGCTTTTATGGTATTAAGAAAATATTTTTATCAAACTAATCAAATCCAAATCTCAAAAATTGAAGAAGAAATTTTTATCAAATAA
- a CDS encoding uroporphyrinogen-III synthase, with product MREIVLINSKENLKVKTLIVNKIELLPIKKAILEQHIEIQKLHKKVDALIFTSKYACKSLVKNMQEDSMLEVFREIPAFVIGENTAQKLIEHRFNVEYVGIDSHGSGFSSEIIPLLKNRKPLYFRAKKIVSGLDTKLLEAKIKLKQVIAYENKTNIIDKSYKPAPKSILIFTAPSHYLAFKQNFGWDGSYSAVAIGMTTFGVFDSDVEGFISPMQSIDSCIEFAKDLALKLP from the coding sequence ATGAGAGAGATTGTTTTAATTAATTCTAAAGAAAATCTAAAAGTAAAGACTTTGATTGTAAATAAAATTGAACTTTTGCCTATTAAAAAAGCAATTTTAGAGCAGCATATAGAAATCCAAAAACTTCACAAGAAAGTCGATGCTTTGATATTTACTTCAAAATATGCTTGCAAATCATTGGTAAAAAACATGCAAGAAGATTCTATGCTTGAAGTTTTTAGAGAAATCCCTGCATTTGTAATTGGTGAAAATACCGCTCAGAAGTTAATAGAACATCGTTTTAATGTGGAATATGTTGGGATTGACTCGCATGGTTCAGGGTTTTCTAGTGAAATTATTCCTTTGTTAAAAAACAGAAAGCCTTTATATTTCCGAGCAAAAAAAATTGTTTCCGGACTAGATACGAAACTTTTAGAAGCAAAAATTAAACTCAAACAAGTAATTGCTTATGAAAACAAAACAAATATTATTGATAAATCTTATAAACCTGCTCCAAAATCCATTCTGATTTTTACTGCTCCCAGTCATTATTTGGCATTTAAACAAAATTTTGGTTGGGATGGGAGTTATAGTGCTGTTGCAATTGGCATGACAACATTTGGTGTATTTGATAGTGATGTGGAGGGATTTATCAGTCCTATGCAAAGCATTGATAGTTGTATAGAGTTTGCTAAAGATTTAGCATTAAAACTTCCTTAA
- a CDS encoding glycosyltransferase family 2 protein, which translates to MNNFSKISVVILAKNAQVHLRECLEALCDFDEIILLDNESTDDTQIIAGNFKNVKIYESEFIGFGPLKNLAISYAKHDWILSIDSDEVLEKDALEMIKHLSLDSKIVYSLSRKNLYKGEWIQACGWSPDYVRRLFCKDKTCFNQNQVHESVIIPDGCREIKLNGYLRHYAFESVDMLLGKLNRYSTIWADEKKSGKKKASVFGAIGRFVLVFLKDYFFRKGFLYGYKGFIVAYCNADGAFFKYMKLYERRQESQEK; encoded by the coding sequence ATGAATAATTTTTCAAAAATTTCTGTAGTGATTTTAGCCAAAAATGCTCAAGTACATTTGAGGGAGTGCCTGGAAGCTTTGTGTGATTTTGATGAGATTATTTTGCTTGATAATGAAAGCACGGATGATACGCAAATAATAGCTGGAAATTTTAAAAATGTAAAAATTTATGAAAGTGAGTTTATTGGGTTTGGTCCTTTAAAAAACTTAGCAATTTCTTATGCAAAGCACGATTGGATTTTGAGTATTGATTCAGATGAGGTTTTGGAAAAAGATGCACTTGAAATGATCAAACATCTATCTTTAGATAGCAAGATTGTTTATTCTTTAAGTCGTAAAAATCTCTATAAGGGAGAATGGATTCAGGCGTGTGGATGGAGTCCTGATTATGTAAGGCGTTTATTTTGCAAGGATAAAACATGCTTTAATCAAAATCAAGTTCATGAAAGCGTTATTATTCCTGATGGATGTAGAGAAATAAAGTTAAATGGTTACCTCAGGCATTATGCATTTGAAAGTGTTGATATGCTGCTAGGGAAATTGAATCGTTATAGCACAATTTGGGCTGATGAAAAAAAATCCGGCAAGAAAAAAGCCAGTGTTTTTGGGGCAATTGGAAGATTTGTTTTGGTATTTTTGAAAGATTATTTTTTTAGAAAAGGATTTTTGTATGGTTATAAAGGTTTCATTGTAGCGTATTGTAATGCTGATGGAGCGTTTTTTAAATATATGAAGCTTTATGAAAGACGCCAAGAGAGTCAAGAAAAATAG